The genomic segment ataaataataaatgctggagagggtgtggaagaaagggaaccctcctacactgttggagggaatgcaaattggttcagccattagggaaaacagtatagaggttccttaaaaaactaaaaatagtcttaccagatgatccagcaatgtcactcctgggtatatatccagaaaagataaaactctaattcaaaaagatacgtgcactccaatgttcacagcagcactatttacaatagccaagacatggaagcaacttaaatgtctattgacagatgaacagataaagaaattgtggtgtatatatacacaatggactattactcagccatgaaaaacaatgaaataatgccatttgcagcaacatggatggacctaaaaattatcacactaagtgaagtcagggaaaagacaaatatcatatatcacttatatgtggaatctaaaaaagtgatacaaaggaacttacttacacaacagaaacagattcatagacatagaaaacaaatttatggttaccaaaggggaacactgggaaagggataaattaggagtttgggatgaacagatacacactactacatataaaacagatgaaacaaggacctactgtgtagcagagggaactatattcaatagcttgtaataacctataatgagaaagaatctgaaaatgagtatttatatatatgtatataattgaatcactttgctatacacctgaaactaccacattataaatcaactatacttcaatttaaaaaagagaaaaatgaaaagaaaaaaaatgaggtagTGTAAAAGCCTACTATACACACTTTATGTAACATTAGGATGTAACTTCAAAATCAGtttttaataaacatataaaGGATTCTCTGACTATAAAAACTACATTGAGTCACGTGTGTAAAATGTTATCTACAAAACTGATCATAGTAGGAATGGTGAACAATAATTTGTAGTTCTAaacttgggttaaaaaaaaaaaaccaaaaatctgggttcacagttttaaaaatatttatttatttatattaggatgactatttttaaaaaactgtagttgatttacaatgtcgtgttagtttctggtgtacagcatagtgattcagttatacgtttaaaaatgtattctttttcattataggttattacaagctattgaatacagttaatatagttctctgtgctatacagtaggacttgatcaattttttaattgcttatgtCCAATACAAATCAGAGTGTTTAAATTCACAGCACAAGTTTTATTAGTCTtgagtatttttatattatttatatgaatACTATCTGCTGTATTAACACATACTGCTTTCAGCATACTGATGCAGATTATTTTCTAGTTATTGTTAATAGTATGGTAGGGTGTTCTGCAGAAGTCCTAAGTTATCATTCACTGAGTTACTTGTTGTTGTTCCTTTTCTGCCGTTTCTTGTTGGCGAATTGCATCCTGTGCTGCTTGCTGcattttctccagtttttccaGAGTCAGAGACTTTAAGGGTAAAAGTTTGGGTTTACACAGCACCATTGTGGTTATATCTTCCACAGACAACTGccctacatttaaaaagaaataagaattaattgGAGTGAGATAACACAGCTGTTTGGTGGTTTCAACTGGCAGCTAGGATGAAGGTCCAAACTTAATCCTCTGTCACTGAAAATCTCTTACTCTCATAGTTATCCCTGCAACATTTattcaatataaaaaatataagcaACATTTAATACTAGGGAGTTCATGAGGAAGACAGATTTTGAACTTCCAACCTAAGATGCTAAGCTACCATGAGATACACAACTTTTTGTGTCAGatgtttaatttgaaaaaaaatatttgggagAAATACAATGTACATAAAAGCACTTGTAAAGTATGGTATTAACCCAACAGAAAGAATTCAAATTACTGGAAGTTTAACTTAAGCCTTCAGCTTTTCTTACAATGTTTGATTTAGGTTTCTTTTCCCCCACTTTCAGACCTTATTTATTAACATTATGGTAAATTATGGTCTTAtctttttcactgaaaatttcTTAATGTAATTCTGCAATCTTGAGTATAACAGGACTTCTACATTTAACAAACAATCAAACCTTCATTTTACATCCTTTCACTTGGGAAAAAAGTGATTATTTCTTTGCAATCTACTCACGACAAAAGCATATTAAAAGCCTACAGTAAATGTAGCGGCATATAGAACGTAAAATAGTTACAGATGTTTAGCTAATAGCATAGATGTTTGGGTCCCTAAAATATTCTATGATCTAAGTATTTGTGACTTAGATACCTTGTTTTGGAAGAACTTCCCGGAACATTGGCTTCACTTCTGCCATATCTGATGCAGTTTCTTCCTTCAATGAGAAAtcaattattatcattattcaaGAATGAATTCCCAAAGCATATTGCTTATTTCCACTGTGGCTGAAGAAGTAAAATCACAATTTCTATAGAAAATGAACTATACTATCCTTGCTTAATTTTCCCATTAGTTATCTGTGTCTTTTCATTTAAACAAGGTTGAGATAGTTCATATAAGAATCCAGATCTTGTCAATTTTCATTCATCAATGGTGGTGGGATTTGGAAGGATTCGTGTTCTAAATTTTACCCCACCTAGTGAAAACTGGTAGGGCTTAAGTTTTGCAGACAAAGGTAATTATCTAATAGGTATTTATCCAGCTGAGGGAAAACAAAGGCATTTATGTGCAGCCATCTTGGTTCACTGATAGCATCTCCCCTGAATGGTGGGTGACATAAAAGACATGACAATTTGGGAAGTGGAGTACGGCAGGTTGTTAGGGAAAGGAGGAACTAACAGCCAATTTCTTTGTTACAATGACAAAAAGCATCCTACAGATCAGTTACTGGTTACACAGCTGCAATGTGTAAGGAAGCAACACAAACGGCTGAAATAGGCTCTTGAATACCAGAAGTGAGGTGTGCTTTTCAGTTTATTATTTTCCTCTAACACAAAGATACTATATGCTGAAGTGCCAGCAGATACCCTTACATGAGTATTTTGTTATGAATATCCTAGCATATATGTCATCCATGGCTGATGACATCTGTTCCCAGTGTTATATCTCAGTTTATGCCAGGTTACGTATATTCAAGGTGTCTTGGACTGTAATTTATAGCTTGATCCCTTTCCAAACACAGATGCTCCTCCAGACAGTCGCGCCCATTTTGTGATATTTCACCATACTGATGCAACTTACCCTGTGTGTTTCACAACATCACCACCACAGAAGAAAGATTTATTATTTACAACGTGGTGATGCTGGCTTAGTGCCTGCCTTTACCACCCTCTGCAAATTAAAGTCAAGTGAAGCTGCTTCTGGTCTTAGTGATTCTCATTACTACATTACTAACTGACATTACTAATAAAAGCTTCCTACTCTCCATCCACCAAGCATCTCCCCCTTCTCTTGTTCAAATTCCTTATTCTGGAACATCTAATTTTCCTGAGGAAGCTCTATCCGCTTTCCAGAACTGTCATCAAAATTTACCCCTATACTACTCTGTCTGGGAATGAAGATGAAGTATGGAATGGACCAGGAATAAAGCAACTCATCACTAACTAGGATCTGAGAAAAATGCAATATACAGTTTACTTTGAATGCACAGCTTCTTCTGCCATGTTCTTTCCTTTTCGTTACTTAGGCCTGCTAGGGGTAACTAGTAatcatttcctttctctccccccAGGTTATGTTGAAGGCTAATAACACTGCAGACCCCTGATTAGCCTGAAAATAACTATAATAAACAACACTTAGCTTCTTCATTAAAGATATCACAATGAAAATATTCATTAGGCCCTTATTTGGTGCAAATCTGAAATGATATGCTACTGAAGAGGAGGAGAAACATAAATGTTGATAAATGTAAAGGAAATGCATAGCAGGTAAGAGCTTTTGTATCATCAAGGGAGTTCTGGTCAAGATGGCGGAGTTGTAGAACCATGAGCTTGCCTCTCCTCGCGACTACAACggaaccacaactgaatgctaaacggccatagaaaaaagactggaacctagcaaaaaagatcttctgcagcTGGAAACATAAAAGAAGGAACAActgcaggatggtaggaggggagTGCTCACGATATTATTGGGCCCCAAACCCCCCAAGTGGGTGACCCACAAGATGAAGATTTgttaagttgcagaggccctcccacaggagtaaGAGCTCTAAGCCCtagtcaggctccccagctcgggTCCTGGCAATCGGGGAGTTTTTGTATCATCAAATTTTTTATCACCAAAATGCTAAAATGGTGGATGAACAAATACTTAAATCTTAGCTGTTTTATAGAGTAGCAACTCCAGCTTCTAGAATTTAATCACTATCTTATGCTTTCTCTTCTCTATACTTCTTTTACATCCAAAATCTGGACTGAGGAAAACAATGAAACTTGGTGCTCTACCAAACCTTAGTTCTCTGACTAAGCTGCCATTGTTACCGGAAAGGGTGTGGGGCCAAAGGGAGTGGGTTGGGCCTAGTGTGGGGAAGATCAGTGCCGTCAGTTGCCTGGGGGGTAGTATCTACTAGGGTTAGTTCTTATTCCTAGGCCCCTCTAGGCATCGGCAAGAGAGAAACAGGAAGGGAAGGGCTAAAATAAGCAAAGTGGTAGTTGGATGGCCAGCACTGGCAAGGCTACACTGTCTTGATAATCAACTGCTCAGGAAGCCCAGAGTATGAagaacatttatatttttctccaggtgACCTGCTAAAAGCCAAACATGGGCGCTTTGCCTGCTGTAATGTGCCCTAAGGAGTTGTGGCTACTCCTAAAGGTACTTTCTTATTGGTAAGGTAAGATGTGTGTAACAACAGGGACAGATGGGCCAAAGAAGAAACATACCAGCTACGGATGAAATTCATGTGTATTATACAAATGCCACATCAttcaatttaataaatatgtGAATGTCTACCATGTGCCCGGCACCGGTCATTAgtgaacaaaagagacaaaaaccCTTTGCTTACAGTCTAGAGTATGGGGAAAGAAACAGGTAACAGAATGCTATTAGAAAGTAGTTTAAGTGTTATaggaaataaaatagtttaaaggGATGTAGGAGTTCTGGGGGAGGTGGGTAGAATTTACAGTTTAAATAGGAAAATCATTATGGcctcattaagaaagtgaaaatcatTGTGGTCTCATTCTGGTGTGTGTGTTAATGTCTTTTGAGATTGCAAGAAAGTCAAAAGCCTGATAGTATCCACACTTAGGGCATGTGTAAGAAATGGGCACTCTCTGTTGATGGGCGGGTTTGTTGGTACAGCTTTTTTAGAAGAATAATTTGcagtatcttttaatttttttgcagtaTCTACTAAAACCAAACATGCACATTTTCTTTGATACAGATATTTTACTACTAATAATGAGACCTAAAGAAACAGAGCATGAGTATATAAAGATACAGAGAATATTCACTAGGGCATTGCACTGAATGGCAAAATGTTCAGCAACAGGTGAATTTAAATGTTGTCATATGTcacaggttaaataaattatgggacagtaagtcatacaatggaattctatgccagattttaaaatgatacagatCATCACGGCATGTTTTATGAGAAAGCATTAAActgcaaaaataaaattcttacacCAACAGAACCCAAAGTTTTAAAGCTTAGAGAAAGCAGTGTCAATTAATCAATTTCTGAAGCTTTTGGTCTGGGTAATTGGAAAATAATCTGTTGCTTCCTTTTCCCCCAGTTTCTTTAGTTTGTGACTTCTCCCAGAGATAATGGTTTTGACGGATGGTACATCTCAAAGTCATGATAAAGTAAGCAAACATGTCATAGCCATTTGAGCTAGATGTCTAAAATTAATGCAGAAGAACCTGGAGGGAAACCAAATCTTTGTCATGAAAATTTGAACAAGTTGTAGGAGTAAGAGTTGAAAGACACTGATGTC from the Vicugna pacos chromosome 11, VicPac4, whole genome shotgun sequence genome contains:
- the BBIP1 gene encoding BBSome-interacting protein 1, with amino-acid sequence MAEVKPMFREVLPKQGQLSVEDITTMVLCKPKLLPLKSLTLEKLEKMQQAAQDAIRQQETAEKEQQQVTQ